A window of Chloracidobacterium sp. N contains these coding sequences:
- the cas10 gene encoding type III-B CRISPR-associated protein Cas10/Cmr2, which yields MAANWEKILLTYLHDPPDKALAIRGHVDRARRYAAIVVGEEESRRLEEAATTADPLASAVERLPMPTAGREGERAVAPKNSQLRIFHPLSAASKHLDVPPLDDALTQAEQQQLQAIVGGLPANEYRIRLLAIWRCWPEALATNVHPCFALLPADTRTPDHTIWHHADTAAAFRAALDAGGGEALLAFALGPVQRFIEAARTVRDLWSGSMILSWLAFQAMKPILEDLGPTALIYPSLRGIPLVDLWLHNTQGLHGQVSLPPTELRMTPSLPHRFPALVPWGKDGTAAQKLAKRCRQAADDAIKKLADAVRAVLQQPLGNACQGWDKRWDAQINNYFNVATAVLPLGGSAQDIDQTLARLLAGTASFEEAFPNAAAVRQLARAIPKSEQPGYNQEHAGRWQHQVELAQRSLAAHRTVRHVPPNPPVQNGERFPQKCTLLGTFEQMGPDELGASRQFWNALSASEPGLSIEGVRLRPGEGLCAIGLVKRFAAPAFLKEELKLSTDDLRFPDTWTVAAADWLRQAGIDWRRDWRKPWNGNWLYWSRPDENPEDADSCPAELWKIIASAKKEHGQPPVYYAILKLDGDELGGWLRGEKSPPVREVMHPELVTYYENLHQRAGLEAKRPVGPALHAAISTALANFALHVVPQVVAKHCGTVIYSGGDDTLALLPLSTALDCAHELQAAYTANWYGEDSYLLMGSRATLSGGLVLVHAKDDLRLALQDARRAEEQAKDAGRDALAITVRRRSGEHTTAICPWGFVPVVTKWKQAFLAGASDRWAYHLYAGRHTLAALPREAIQAEIRRQLGRAEKPILPPDALVADFEAFTNAKVASGSRPRFASVGEALRHFLTLCHTASFMARGGKE from the coding sequence TTGGCTGCCAACTGGGAAAAGATTCTGCTTACCTACCTGCACGACCCGCCTGACAAGGCACTCGCCATTCGCGGACACGTTGACCGCGCCCGCCGGTATGCCGCCATTGTGGTCGGCGAAGAGGAAAGCCGCCGCCTCGAAGAAGCTGCTACAACGGCCGATCCGCTGGCTTCAGCGGTTGAACGCCTTCCCATGCCAACAGCCGGAAGAGAGGGCGAGCGGGCCGTTGCGCCGAAAAACAGCCAACTGCGTATCTTCCATCCGCTGTCGGCCGCCTCAAAACACCTCGATGTGCCGCCGCTGGATGACGCCTTGACGCAGGCTGAGCAACAGCAGCTTCAGGCTATCGTCGGCGGTTTGCCTGCGAACGAATACCGCATACGCCTGCTGGCCATCTGGCGGTGTTGGCCGGAGGCACTGGCGACGAACGTTCACCCGTGCTTCGCCTTGCTTCCGGCGGACACGCGGACGCCAGACCATACCATCTGGCATCACGCCGACACGGCCGCCGCTTTTCGGGCAGCCCTTGACGCTGGCGGCGGAGAAGCCCTGCTGGCCTTTGCGCTGGGGCCTGTCCAGCGGTTTATCGAGGCGGCGCGAACCGTACGCGATCTGTGGTCAGGCAGCATGATCCTGTCGTGGCTGGCGTTTCAGGCGATGAAGCCCATTCTTGAAGACCTCGGCCCGACAGCGCTCATCTACCCTTCCCTGCGCGGTATTCCGCTGGTGGATTTGTGGCTGCACAACACACAAGGACTGCACGGGCAAGTGTCCCTGCCGCCAACCGAACTGCGGATGACGCCCTCGCTGCCACACCGGTTTCCGGCCCTTGTGCCGTGGGGCAAAGACGGTACGGCTGCCCAAAAGTTAGCCAAACGCTGCCGCCAGGCTGCCGACGATGCCATCAAGAAACTGGCGGATGCCGTCCGCGCCGTTCTCCAGCAACCTTTGGGCAACGCCTGCCAAGGGTGGGACAAGCGCTGGGACGCACAAATCAACAACTACTTCAACGTGGCGACGGCTGTGCTGCCGCTGGGCGGCTCTGCCCAAGACATTGACCAAACCCTTGCCCGCCTGCTTGCCGGCACGGCTTCCTTCGAGGAAGCCTTTCCCAACGCGGCGGCCGTCCGTCAGCTTGCCCGTGCCATTCCCAAGAGTGAACAACCGGGCTACAACCAGGAACACGCCGGGCGCTGGCAGCATCAGGTCGAGCTGGCGCAGCGGTCGCTGGCCGCTCACCGCACTGTTCGCCATGTCCCGCCCAATCCACCGGTTCAGAATGGTGAGCGCTTCCCGCAGAAGTGTACGTTGCTGGGAACGTTCGAGCAGATGGGGCCGGACGAACTCGGCGCGTCAAGGCAGTTCTGGAATGCGCTTTCGGCGTCAGAGCCTGGCCTGAGTATCGAGGGCGTTCGTCTGCGGCCGGGCGAAGGCTTGTGCGCCATCGGGCTGGTCAAGCGATTTGCCGCGCCGGCCTTTCTGAAAGAGGAACTGAAGCTTTCAACCGACGATCTGCGTTTCCCGGATACCTGGACTGTCGCGGCTGCTGACTGGTTGCGGCAGGCCGGAATTGACTGGCGGCGGGACTGGAGAAAGCCCTGGAACGGCAACTGGCTGTACTGGTCCCGACCGGACGAGAATCCCGAAGACGCCGATTCCTGCCCGGCGGAACTTTGGAAAATCATCGCATCGGCCAAAAAAGAACACGGCCAGCCGCCGGTGTACTACGCCATTCTCAAGCTTGACGGCGATGAGCTTGGCGGCTGGCTGCGGGGTGAAAAGTCGCCGCCGGTGCGGGAGGTGATGCACCCTGAACTTGTCACCTACTACGAAAATCTGCACCAGCGAGCCGGGCTGGAAGCCAAACGCCCGGTCGGCCCGGCGCTGCATGCCGCCATCAGCACGGCGCTGGCCAACTTTGCCCTGCACGTCGTCCCACAGGTCGTTGCCAAGCATTGCGGAACGGTCATTTATTCCGGCGGCGATGACACCCTGGCGCTGCTGCCGCTCAGCACCGCCCTGGACTGCGCCCATGAACTGCAAGCCGCCTACACAGCCAACTGGTATGGAGAAGACAGCTACCTGCTGATGGGTTCGCGGGCCACGCTGTCGGGCGGGCTGGTGCTTGTTCACGCCAAGGACGATCTCCGGCTGGCATTGCAGGATGCACGCCGCGCCGAAGAGCAGGCCAAGGATGCCGGCCGCGATGCCCTGGCCATAACCGTCCGCCGCCGGTCGGGCGAGCACACAACAGCCATCTGTCCGTGGGGCTTTGTCCCGGTGGTGACGAAGTGGAAACAGGCGTTTCTTGCCGGGGCTTCGGATCGGTGGGCCTATCACCTGTACGCCGGGCGGCATACCCTGGCCGCCCTTCCCAGGGAAGCCATCCAGGCCGAGATACGGCGGCAGTTGGGGCGGGCGGAAAAGCCAATTCTCCCGCCTGATGCGCTCGTTGCGGATTTTGAGGCCTTCACGAATGCAAAGGTCGCTTCAGGGAGCCGCCCGCGTTTTGCTTCGGTCGGAGAGGCGCTCAGGCATTTTCTCACGCTCTGCCATACGGCGTCGTTTATGGCGCGGGGAGGAAAGGAGTGA